CAGGAACGGGAACGAGGGGTCCGGCACCGGGTAGATCAGGTTGTTCACGAGCCGCTTGGCGTCGCCCAGGAGCTTGAAGTACTCGCCACGGAACGGAATGATCCGCGCCGCGGGCTTGGCGCCGGACAGCTCGGCCACGCGGTCGCTGTACAGGCCGCAGCAGTTCACCAGGCAGGCGCCGGCGTACTCGCCGCTGGCGGTCTGGGCGATAATCCCCTCGTCCGTCTGGTCGATGCCGGTCACCTCGGCCGACAGCACTACCTCCCCGCCCGTCCCGCGGATCTTCTCCGCCAGCCGGCGGCTTACCTCGCCGTAGTCGACGATGCCGGTCGAGGGCACCAGCAACGCCCGCACGCCGTTGGCGTGGGGCTCGACCTCCGCCAAACGATCGCGTTCAATCACCTCGCAGGCCACGCCGTTCTGCTCGCCGCGTTGGCGGATCGCCTCCAGGGCCGGCAGCTCCGACTCGTCAACCGCGACGATCACCTTGCCGCAGACCTCGAACGGCACGCCCTCCTCCTGGCAGAACCGCTCCATCGCGATCTTGCCCTCGCGGCAGTTGGTCGCCTTCAGCGAGCCAGGCTTGTAGTAGATGCCCGAGTGGAGCACGCCCGAGTTGCGGCCCGTCTGGTGCAGCGCGACGGCGCCCTCCTTCTCCAGCACGATGACCCGCCTGCCGGGCAGTCGCTGGGTGAAGCGGTACGCGGTGGCGAGGCCGACGATGCCGCCGCCGATGACTAACAGGTC
This genomic interval from Posidoniimonas corsicana contains the following:
- the lhgO gene encoding L-2-hydroxyglutarate oxidase, giving the protein MQNCDLLVIGGGIVGLATAYRFTQRLPGRRVIVLEKEGAVALHQTGRNSGVLHSGIYYKPGSLKATNCREGKIAMERFCQEEGVPFEVCGKVIVAVDESELPALEAIRQRGEQNGVACEVIERDRLAEVEPHANGVRALLVPSTGIVDYGEVSRRLAEKIRGTGGEVVLSAEVTGIDQTDEGIIAQTASGEYAGACLVNCCGLYSDRVAELSGAKPAARIIPFRGEYFKLLGDAKRLVNNLIYPVPDPSFPFLGVHFTRMIDGAVECGPNAVLAFAKEGYHKTTVDVAELAGSLTYPGFVKLALKYWKTGAGEMWRSVSKQAFVRALQRLCPEIRSEDLTPAPAGVRAQAVLRDGSLVDDFLIEEHGRAVNVLNAPSPAATASLNIGSLIVDRIVSRY